A genomic window from Scatophagus argus isolate fScaArg1 chromosome 17, fScaArg1.pri, whole genome shotgun sequence includes:
- the yrk gene encoding tyrosine-protein kinase Fgr isoform X2, whose translation MGCVCCKQKKSTKAPVTVDVADSSLSNTDRGLSSVLTQSHGGSDLKTIPDFNNCFSPSTIFPNPSPHQRPGGGGVTLFIALYDYDARTEDDLTFQKGEKFHIINNTEGDWWEARSLDTGNSGYIPSNYVAPVDSIQAEEWYFGKMGRKDAERQLLGHGNQRGTFLIRESETTKGAYSLSIRDWDDNKGDHVKHYKIRKLDNGGYYITTRSQFDTVQQLVEHYTGSNDGLCYYLTKACPNCTPLTMGLGRDAWEVSREALSLQRKLGQGCFGDVWMGMWNGTTKVAVKTLKPGTMSPEAFLEEAQIMKRLRHDKLVQLYAVVSEEPIYIITEFMSQGSLLDFLKDGEGQNLKLPQLVDMAAQIAAGMAYIERMNYIHRDLRAANILVGDNLVCKIADFGLARLIEDNEYTARQGAKFPIKWTAPEAALYGRFTIKSDVWSFGILLTELITKGRVPYPGMNNREVLEQVERGYRMPCAPGCPASLHELMLQCWRREADERHTFEYLQSFLEDYFTATEPQYQPGENL comes from the exons ATGGGGTGTGTCTGTTGCAAGCAGAAGAAGTCCACCAAAGCACCAGTAACAGTAGATGTTGCAGATTCGTCTCTTAGCAACACAGATAGAGGTTTGTCTTCGGTCTTGACTCAGAGCCACGGTGGTTCAGACCTCAAGACCATCCCGGACTTCAACAATTGCTTCTCACCCAGCACCATCTTCCCCAATCCCAGCCCACACCAGCGgcctggag GTGGTGGAGTCACTCTCTTTATAGCTCTGTATGACTACGACGCTCGCACTGAAGATGACCTCACTTTTCAAAAAGGAGAGAAATTCCACATCATCAACAACAC AGAGGGCGACTGGTGGGAGGCTCGCTCTTTGGACACTGGCAACTCAGGTTACATCCCCTCCAACTACGTAGCTCCTGTCGACTCCATACAGGCCGAAGA gTGGTATTTTGGGAAGATGGGGAGGAAGGATGCAGAGAGACAGCTGCTGGGCCATGGCAACCAGAGGGGAACTTTCCTCATACGAGAGAGCGAGACCACCAAGG GTGCCTACTCTCTGTCCATTCGTGATTGGGACGATAACAAGGGAGACCACGTCAAGCATTATAAAATCCGAAAACTAGACAATGGTGGCTACTACATCACCACAAGGTCTCAGTTTGATACTGTGCAGCAGCTCGTAGAGCATTacacag GCAGCAATGACGGACTGTGTTATTACCTGACCAAGGCCTGTCCCAACTGCACCCCGCTCACCATGGGCCTTGGGCGGGACGCTTGGGAGGTGTCCAGGGAAGCGCTTTCACTGCAAAGAAAGCTGGGACAGGGCTGCTTTGGGGACGTTTGGATGG GCATGTGGAACGGTACCACCAAGGTAGCGGTGAAGACTCTGAAGCCAGGGACCATGTCCCCTGAGGCCTTCCTGGAGGAGGCCCAGATCATGAAGAGACTTCGCCACGACAAGCTGGTGCAGCTCTACGCCGTCGTTTCTGAGGAGCCCATCTACATTATCACTGAGTTCATGAGCCAAG gaagtTTGTTGGACTTCTTAAAAGATGGGGAGGGGCAGAATCTGAAGCTGCCTCAGCTGGTGGACATGGCTGCACAG attGCAGCTGGAATGGCGTACATCGAAAGGATGAACTACATCCATCGTGACCTGCGAGCGGCTAACATCCTTGTTGGAGACAATCTGGTGTGCAAGATCGCTGACTTTGGACTGGCTAGGCTCATTGAGGACAATGAGTACACAGCCAGACAAG GGGCGAAGTTCCCCATCAAGTGGACAGCTCCAGAGGCTGCACTGTATGGACGCTTCACCATCAAGTCAGATGTTTGGAGCTTTGGCATCCTGCTAACTGAACTCATCACCAAGGGACGGGTGCCATATCCAG GCATGAACAACCGCGAAGTGTTGGAGCAGGTGGAGAGAGGCTACCGGATGCCCTGTGCCCCGGGCTGCCCTGCCTCGCTCCATGAACTGATGCTGCAGTGCTGGAGGCGGGAGGCCGATGAGAGGCACACGTTTGAGTACCTGCAGTCCTTCCTGGAGGATTACTTCACCGCCACAGAGCCGCAGTACCAGCCTGGAGAAAACCTGTGA
- the sesn2 gene encoding sestrin-2 isoform X2, whose amino-acid sequence MMLEQGVEVPRALVSGPSAFIYPKEMMKEGPDQDILIESFLSLGRVDHITMVMALHPAYLSCFLKTQHALLELDGPLPRHWRHYIAVMAAARHHCMYLVQQHSAGFLEAGGEESWLSSLEQAPTKLRSLHTLNKLLAHRPWLITQQHIQELVCPGAEPRWSLAELIHAVILMAQAHSLCSFVWGCGLNPEPDHIGGYTFQPSSPSHLPRSPHSPAHEDGRQELVDGAMEVEVLMKRMVELQQQQEEEECTQEEMVTRFERERSESIPTAVVRGAPPDLVLRLVEDPDFRYEDFAPRGEQAPPTMRAQDYSWEDHGFSLVNRLLPDMGQFLDEKFQVVSNLTYHRIAMHEGVDTHTLRKALWNYIHCLYGIRYDDYDYGSVNVLLERSLKVFVKTMACHPEQTTARIYHAFWRHFRHSEKVHANLIVMEARLQAALLYTLRAITHYMR is encoded by the exons ATGATGTTG GAACAAGGAGTTGAAGTCCCTCGAGCTCTGGTGTCGGGTCCAAGTGCTTTTATCTACCCAAAAGAG ATGATGAAAGAAGGACCGGACCAGGACATCCTCATCGAATCTTTTCTTTCATTGGGTCGTGTGGACCACATCACCATGGTGATGGCACTGCACCCTGCTTACCTCAGCTGCTTCCTGAAGACCCAGCATGCTTTGTTGGAGCTGGACGGCCCCTTGCCTCGACACTGGAGACATTACATTGCTGTTATG GCTGCAGCTCGACACCACTGCATGTACCTGGTGCAGCAGCACAGCGCAGGCTTCCTAGAGGCTGGTGGGGAGGAGAGCTGGCTGAGCAGCCTCGAGCAAGCTCCTACCAAACTCCGCAGCCTGCACACGCTCAACAAGCTGCTGGCACACAGACCGTGGctcatcacacagcagcacatccaG gagCTGGTGTGTCCCGGAGCAGAGCCTCGCTGGTCATTGGCTGAGCTCATACATGCTGTGATCCTGATGGCACAGGCTCACTCACTCTGCTCGTTTGTGTGGGGCTGCGGCTTAAACCCTGAACCCGACCACATTGGTGGTTATACCTTCCAGCCATCATCACCCAGTCACCTTCCTCGTAGCCCTCATAGCCCCGCTCATGAGGATGGCAGGCAAGAG tTGGTTGACGGGGcaatggaggtggaggtgttgATGAAGAGGATGGTggagcttcagcagcagcaggaggaggaggagtgtacACAGGAGGAGATGGTTACTCGCTTTGAGAGGGAAAGGAGTGAGAGCATACCAACAG cGGTGGTGCGGGGAGCACCGCCTGACCTGGTGCTCCGTCTTGTGGAGGATCCGGACTTCAGATACGAAGACTTTGCCCCCAGAGGAGAGCAGGCACCACCCACCATGAGAGCTCAG GACTATTCATGGGAAGACCACGGCTTCTCTCTGGTCAACAGGCTACTGCCGGACATGGGCCAGTTCCTGGATGAAAAATTCCAG GTTGTGAGCAACTTGACCTACCACAGGATTGCCATGCACGAAGGTGTGGATACGCACACCCTGAGGAAGGCTCTGTGGAACTACATCCACTGTCTGTACGGGATACG CTACGATGATTACGACTATGGCAGCGTGAACGTGCTGTTGGAGCGCTCTCTGAAGGTGTTCGTCAAAACCATGGCCTGTCACCCCGAGCAGACCACAGCACGTATTTACCACGCCTTCTGGAGACACTTCAGGCACTCTGAAAAG gttcATGCTAACCTGATAGTGATGGAAGCCCGGCTACAAGCAGCTCTTCTTTATACCTTGCGAGCTATCACACATTACATGAgatga
- the yrk gene encoding tyrosine-protein kinase Fgr isoform X1: protein MGCVCCKQKKSTKAPVTVDVADSSLSNTDRGLSSVLTQSHGGSDLKTIPDFNNCFSPSTIFPNPSPHQRPGGGGVTLFIALYDYDARTEDDLTFQKGEKFHIINNTEGDWWEARSLDTGNSGYIPSNYVAPVDSIQAEEWYFGKMGRKDAERQLLGHGNQRGTFLIRESETTKGAYSLSIRDWDDNKGDHVKHYKIRKLDNGGYYITTRSQFDTVQQLVEHYTERAAGLCCRLIGSCKRGMPKLADLSVKTKDMWEIPRESLQLIKKLGNGQFGEVWMGMWNGTTKVAVKTLKPGTMSPEAFLEEAQIMKRLRHDKLVQLYAVVSEEPIYIITEFMSQGSLLDFLKDGEGQNLKLPQLVDMAAQIAAGMAYIERMNYIHRDLRAANILVGDNLVCKIADFGLARLIEDNEYTARQGAKFPIKWTAPEAALYGRFTIKSDVWSFGILLTELITKGRVPYPGMNNREVLEQVERGYRMPCAPGCPASLHELMLQCWRREADERHTFEYLQSFLEDYFTATEPQYQPGENL, encoded by the exons ATGGGGTGTGTCTGTTGCAAGCAGAAGAAGTCCACCAAAGCACCAGTAACAGTAGATGTTGCAGATTCGTCTCTTAGCAACACAGATAGAGGTTTGTCTTCGGTCTTGACTCAGAGCCACGGTGGTTCAGACCTCAAGACCATCCCGGACTTCAACAATTGCTTCTCACCCAGCACCATCTTCCCCAATCCCAGCCCACACCAGCGgcctggag GTGGTGGAGTCACTCTCTTTATAGCTCTGTATGACTACGACGCTCGCACTGAAGATGACCTCACTTTTCAAAAAGGAGAGAAATTCCACATCATCAACAACAC AGAGGGCGACTGGTGGGAGGCTCGCTCTTTGGACACTGGCAACTCAGGTTACATCCCCTCCAACTACGTAGCTCCTGTCGACTCCATACAGGCCGAAGA gTGGTATTTTGGGAAGATGGGGAGGAAGGATGCAGAGAGACAGCTGCTGGGCCATGGCAACCAGAGGGGAACTTTCCTCATACGAGAGAGCGAGACCACCAAGG GTGCCTACTCTCTGTCCATTCGTGATTGGGACGATAACAAGGGAGACCACGTCAAGCATTATAAAATCCGAAAACTAGACAATGGTGGCTACTACATCACCACAAGGTCTCAGTTTGATACTGTGCAGCAGCTCGTAGAGCATTacacag agagAGCGGCAGGACTGTGCTGCCGTTTGATTGGCAGCTGTAAGCGGGGCATGCCTAAGCTGGCTGACTTATCAGTGAAGACCAAGGATATGTGGGAGATTCCTCGCGAATCCCTCCAGCTGATTAAGAAACTGGGCAACGGCCAGTTTGGAGAAGTCTGGATGG GCATGTGGAACGGTACCACCAAGGTAGCGGTGAAGACTCTGAAGCCAGGGACCATGTCCCCTGAGGCCTTCCTGGAGGAGGCCCAGATCATGAAGAGACTTCGCCACGACAAGCTGGTGCAGCTCTACGCCGTCGTTTCTGAGGAGCCCATCTACATTATCACTGAGTTCATGAGCCAAG gaagtTTGTTGGACTTCTTAAAAGATGGGGAGGGGCAGAATCTGAAGCTGCCTCAGCTGGTGGACATGGCTGCACAG attGCAGCTGGAATGGCGTACATCGAAAGGATGAACTACATCCATCGTGACCTGCGAGCGGCTAACATCCTTGTTGGAGACAATCTGGTGTGCAAGATCGCTGACTTTGGACTGGCTAGGCTCATTGAGGACAATGAGTACACAGCCAGACAAG GGGCGAAGTTCCCCATCAAGTGGACAGCTCCAGAGGCTGCACTGTATGGACGCTTCACCATCAAGTCAGATGTTTGGAGCTTTGGCATCCTGCTAACTGAACTCATCACCAAGGGACGGGTGCCATATCCAG GCATGAACAACCGCGAAGTGTTGGAGCAGGTGGAGAGAGGCTACCGGATGCCCTGTGCCCCGGGCTGCCCTGCCTCGCTCCATGAACTGATGCTGCAGTGCTGGAGGCGGGAGGCCGATGAGAGGCACACGTTTGAGTACCTGCAGTCCTTCCTGGAGGATTACTTCACCGCCACAGAGCCGCAGTACCAGCCTGGAGAAAACCTGTGA
- the sesn2 gene encoding sestrin-2 isoform X3 yields the protein MMKEGPDQDILIESFLSLGRVDHITMVMALHPAYLSCFLKTQHALLELDGPLPRHWRHYIAVMAAARHHCMYLVQQHSAGFLEAGGEESWLSSLEQAPTKLRSLHTLNKLLAHRPWLITQQHIQELVCPGAEPRWSLAELIHAVILMAQAHSLCSFVWGCGLNPEPDHIGGYTFQPSSPSHLPRSPHSPAHEDGRQELVDGAMEVEVLMKRMVELQQQQEEEECTQEEMVTRFERERSESIPTAVVRGAPPDLVLRLVEDPDFRYEDFAPRGEQAPPTMRAQDYSWEDHGFSLVNRLLPDMGQFLDEKFQVVSNLTYHRIAMHEGVDTHTLRKALWNYIHCLYGIRYDDYDYGSVNVLLERSLKVFVKTMACHPEQTTARIYHAFWRHFRHSEKVHANLIVMEARLQAALLYTLRAITHYMR from the exons ATGATGAAAGAAGGACCGGACCAGGACATCCTCATCGAATCTTTTCTTTCATTGGGTCGTGTGGACCACATCACCATGGTGATGGCACTGCACCCTGCTTACCTCAGCTGCTTCCTGAAGACCCAGCATGCTTTGTTGGAGCTGGACGGCCCCTTGCCTCGACACTGGAGACATTACATTGCTGTTATG GCTGCAGCTCGACACCACTGCATGTACCTGGTGCAGCAGCACAGCGCAGGCTTCCTAGAGGCTGGTGGGGAGGAGAGCTGGCTGAGCAGCCTCGAGCAAGCTCCTACCAAACTCCGCAGCCTGCACACGCTCAACAAGCTGCTGGCACACAGACCGTGGctcatcacacagcagcacatccaG gagCTGGTGTGTCCCGGAGCAGAGCCTCGCTGGTCATTGGCTGAGCTCATACATGCTGTGATCCTGATGGCACAGGCTCACTCACTCTGCTCGTTTGTGTGGGGCTGCGGCTTAAACCCTGAACCCGACCACATTGGTGGTTATACCTTCCAGCCATCATCACCCAGTCACCTTCCTCGTAGCCCTCATAGCCCCGCTCATGAGGATGGCAGGCAAGAG tTGGTTGACGGGGcaatggaggtggaggtgttgATGAAGAGGATGGTggagcttcagcagcagcaggaggaggaggagtgtacACAGGAGGAGATGGTTACTCGCTTTGAGAGGGAAAGGAGTGAGAGCATACCAACAG cGGTGGTGCGGGGAGCACCGCCTGACCTGGTGCTCCGTCTTGTGGAGGATCCGGACTTCAGATACGAAGACTTTGCCCCCAGAGGAGAGCAGGCACCACCCACCATGAGAGCTCAG GACTATTCATGGGAAGACCACGGCTTCTCTCTGGTCAACAGGCTACTGCCGGACATGGGCCAGTTCCTGGATGAAAAATTCCAG GTTGTGAGCAACTTGACCTACCACAGGATTGCCATGCACGAAGGTGTGGATACGCACACCCTGAGGAAGGCTCTGTGGAACTACATCCACTGTCTGTACGGGATACG CTACGATGATTACGACTATGGCAGCGTGAACGTGCTGTTGGAGCGCTCTCTGAAGGTGTTCGTCAAAACCATGGCCTGTCACCCCGAGCAGACCACAGCACGTATTTACCACGCCTTCTGGAGACACTTCAGGCACTCTGAAAAG gttcATGCTAACCTGATAGTGATGGAAGCCCGGCTACAAGCAGCTCTTCTTTATACCTTGCGAGCTATCACACATTACATGAgatga
- the yrk gene encoding tyrosine-protein kinase Fgr isoform X3, which yields MGCVCCKQKKSTKAPVTVDVADSSLSNTDRGLSSVLTQSHGGSDLKTIPDFNNCFSPSTIFPNPSPHQRPGGGGVTLFIALYDYDARTEDDLTFQKGEKFHIINNTEGDWWEARSLDTGNSGYIPSNYVAPVDSIQAEEWYFGKMGRKDAERQLLGHGNQRGTFLIRESETTKGAYSLSIRDWDDNKGDHVKHYKIRKLDNGGYYITTRSQFDTVQQLVEHYTERAAGLCCRLIGSCKRGMPKLADLSVKTKDMWEIPRESLQLIKKLGNGQFGEVWMGSNDGLCYYLTKACPNCTPLTMGLGRDAWEVSREALSLQRKLGQGCFGDVWMGMWNGTTKVAVKTLKPGTMSPEAFLEEAQIMKRLRHDKLVQLYAVVSEEPIYIITEFMSQGSLLDFLKDGEGQNLKLPQLVDMAAQIAAGMAYIERMNYIHRDLRAANILVGDNLVCKIADFGLARLIEDNEYTARQGAKFPIKWTAPEAALYGRFTIKSDVWSFGILLTELITKGRVPYPGMNNREVLEQVERGYRMPCAPGCPASLHELMLQCWRREADERHTFEYLQSFLEDYFTATEPQYQPGENL from the exons ATGGGGTGTGTCTGTTGCAAGCAGAAGAAGTCCACCAAAGCACCAGTAACAGTAGATGTTGCAGATTCGTCTCTTAGCAACACAGATAGAGGTTTGTCTTCGGTCTTGACTCAGAGCCACGGTGGTTCAGACCTCAAGACCATCCCGGACTTCAACAATTGCTTCTCACCCAGCACCATCTTCCCCAATCCCAGCCCACACCAGCGgcctggag GTGGTGGAGTCACTCTCTTTATAGCTCTGTATGACTACGACGCTCGCACTGAAGATGACCTCACTTTTCAAAAAGGAGAGAAATTCCACATCATCAACAACAC AGAGGGCGACTGGTGGGAGGCTCGCTCTTTGGACACTGGCAACTCAGGTTACATCCCCTCCAACTACGTAGCTCCTGTCGACTCCATACAGGCCGAAGA gTGGTATTTTGGGAAGATGGGGAGGAAGGATGCAGAGAGACAGCTGCTGGGCCATGGCAACCAGAGGGGAACTTTCCTCATACGAGAGAGCGAGACCACCAAGG GTGCCTACTCTCTGTCCATTCGTGATTGGGACGATAACAAGGGAGACCACGTCAAGCATTATAAAATCCGAAAACTAGACAATGGTGGCTACTACATCACCACAAGGTCTCAGTTTGATACTGTGCAGCAGCTCGTAGAGCATTacacag agagAGCGGCAGGACTGTGCTGCCGTTTGATTGGCAGCTGTAAGCGGGGCATGCCTAAGCTGGCTGACTTATCAGTGAAGACCAAGGATATGTGGGAGATTCCTCGCGAATCCCTCCAGCTGATTAAGAAACTGGGCAACGGCCAGTTTGGAGAAGTCTGGATGG GCAGCAATGACGGACTGTGTTATTACCTGACCAAGGCCTGTCCCAACTGCACCCCGCTCACCATGGGCCTTGGGCGGGACGCTTGGGAGGTGTCCAGGGAAGCGCTTTCACTGCAAAGAAAGCTGGGACAGGGCTGCTTTGGGGACGTTTGGATGG GCATGTGGAACGGTACCACCAAGGTAGCGGTGAAGACTCTGAAGCCAGGGACCATGTCCCCTGAGGCCTTCCTGGAGGAGGCCCAGATCATGAAGAGACTTCGCCACGACAAGCTGGTGCAGCTCTACGCCGTCGTTTCTGAGGAGCCCATCTACATTATCACTGAGTTCATGAGCCAAG gaagtTTGTTGGACTTCTTAAAAGATGGGGAGGGGCAGAATCTGAAGCTGCCTCAGCTGGTGGACATGGCTGCACAG attGCAGCTGGAATGGCGTACATCGAAAGGATGAACTACATCCATCGTGACCTGCGAGCGGCTAACATCCTTGTTGGAGACAATCTGGTGTGCAAGATCGCTGACTTTGGACTGGCTAGGCTCATTGAGGACAATGAGTACACAGCCAGACAAG GGGCGAAGTTCCCCATCAAGTGGACAGCTCCAGAGGCTGCACTGTATGGACGCTTCACCATCAAGTCAGATGTTTGGAGCTTTGGCATCCTGCTAACTGAACTCATCACCAAGGGACGGGTGCCATATCCAG GCATGAACAACCGCGAAGTGTTGGAGCAGGTGGAGAGAGGCTACCGGATGCCCTGTGCCCCGGGCTGCCCTGCCTCGCTCCATGAACTGATGCTGCAGTGCTGGAGGCGGGAGGCCGATGAGAGGCACACGTTTGAGTACCTGCAGTCCTTCCTGGAGGATTACTTCACCGCCACAGAGCCGCAGTACCAGCCTGGAGAAAACCTGTGA
- the sesn2 gene encoding sestrin-2 isoform X1: MASNPEAGFTCQTNGEKTQGRMSSSGRSCRYQSESESDVDPTVKCLARLCSRDGDERAAALEELSHGVQLCLGMDRSRSARLSKETLLHLLRLSRSCPLLEVRRRATDLLRTAQEQGVEVPRALVSGPSAFIYPKEMMKEGPDQDILIESFLSLGRVDHITMVMALHPAYLSCFLKTQHALLELDGPLPRHWRHYIAVMAAARHHCMYLVQQHSAGFLEAGGEESWLSSLEQAPTKLRSLHTLNKLLAHRPWLITQQHIQELVCPGAEPRWSLAELIHAVILMAQAHSLCSFVWGCGLNPEPDHIGGYTFQPSSPSHLPRSPHSPAHEDGRQELVDGAMEVEVLMKRMVELQQQQEEEECTQEEMVTRFERERSESIPTAVVRGAPPDLVLRLVEDPDFRYEDFAPRGEQAPPTMRAQDYSWEDHGFSLVNRLLPDMGQFLDEKFQVVSNLTYHRIAMHEGVDTHTLRKALWNYIHCLYGIRYDDYDYGSVNVLLERSLKVFVKTMACHPEQTTARIYHAFWRHFRHSEKVHANLIVMEARLQAALLYTLRAITHYMR, from the exons ATGGCTAGTAATCCGGAGGCAGGCTTTACCTGTCAGACTAATGGAGAAAAAACACAGGGACGAATGTCCAGTTCTGGCCGCTCATGTCGCTACCAGTCCGAGTCCGAATCCGATGTTGACCCGACCGTCAAATGCTTAGCACGGCTGTGCAGCAGGGACGGGGACGAACGAGCAGCggctctggaggagctgagCCACGGGGTTCAGCTGTGTTTGGGAATGGACCGGTCCCGTTCGGCACGGCTAAGTAAAGAAACACTCCTGCATCTGCTTCGGCTGTCCCGGTCGTGTCCATTGCTGGAGGTGCGGCGGAGAGCAACCGATCTGCTGCGAACCGCACAG GAACAAGGAGTTGAAGTCCCTCGAGCTCTGGTGTCGGGTCCAAGTGCTTTTATCTACCCAAAAGAG ATGATGAAAGAAGGACCGGACCAGGACATCCTCATCGAATCTTTTCTTTCATTGGGTCGTGTGGACCACATCACCATGGTGATGGCACTGCACCCTGCTTACCTCAGCTGCTTCCTGAAGACCCAGCATGCTTTGTTGGAGCTGGACGGCCCCTTGCCTCGACACTGGAGACATTACATTGCTGTTATG GCTGCAGCTCGACACCACTGCATGTACCTGGTGCAGCAGCACAGCGCAGGCTTCCTAGAGGCTGGTGGGGAGGAGAGCTGGCTGAGCAGCCTCGAGCAAGCTCCTACCAAACTCCGCAGCCTGCACACGCTCAACAAGCTGCTGGCACACAGACCGTGGctcatcacacagcagcacatccaG gagCTGGTGTGTCCCGGAGCAGAGCCTCGCTGGTCATTGGCTGAGCTCATACATGCTGTGATCCTGATGGCACAGGCTCACTCACTCTGCTCGTTTGTGTGGGGCTGCGGCTTAAACCCTGAACCCGACCACATTGGTGGTTATACCTTCCAGCCATCATCACCCAGTCACCTTCCTCGTAGCCCTCATAGCCCCGCTCATGAGGATGGCAGGCAAGAG tTGGTTGACGGGGcaatggaggtggaggtgttgATGAAGAGGATGGTggagcttcagcagcagcaggaggaggaggagtgtacACAGGAGGAGATGGTTACTCGCTTTGAGAGGGAAAGGAGTGAGAGCATACCAACAG cGGTGGTGCGGGGAGCACCGCCTGACCTGGTGCTCCGTCTTGTGGAGGATCCGGACTTCAGATACGAAGACTTTGCCCCCAGAGGAGAGCAGGCACCACCCACCATGAGAGCTCAG GACTATTCATGGGAAGACCACGGCTTCTCTCTGGTCAACAGGCTACTGCCGGACATGGGCCAGTTCCTGGATGAAAAATTCCAG GTTGTGAGCAACTTGACCTACCACAGGATTGCCATGCACGAAGGTGTGGATACGCACACCCTGAGGAAGGCTCTGTGGAACTACATCCACTGTCTGTACGGGATACG CTACGATGATTACGACTATGGCAGCGTGAACGTGCTGTTGGAGCGCTCTCTGAAGGTGTTCGTCAAAACCATGGCCTGTCACCCCGAGCAGACCACAGCACGTATTTACCACGCCTTCTGGAGACACTTCAGGCACTCTGAAAAG gttcATGCTAACCTGATAGTGATGGAAGCCCGGCTACAAGCAGCTCTTCTTTATACCTTGCGAGCTATCACACATTACATGAgatga